Proteins encoded by one window of Dioscorea cayenensis subsp. rotundata cultivar TDr96_F1 chromosome 6, TDr96_F1_v2_PseudoChromosome.rev07_lg8_w22 25.fasta, whole genome shotgun sequence:
- the LOC120263732 gene encoding serine/threonine-protein kinase PEPKR2, with translation MESLPRKRKGGKSTSPFESHVSDGFDQPRRIKKKCRGANPRSDLEKLGSGGGDSTAAVVMTAPPAGRGSADTPGRGLKRKLGCIEPAARIGRKKKLELEYVLGLEIGQGRFGSVRLCRSRAGGEEFACKSLPKNGEETVHREVEIMQHLSGHPGIVTLKGVYEDKESFHLVMELCSGGRLLDQMVKEGRYSEQRAANLIKELVLVIRYCHEMGVVHRDIKPENVLMTSSGKMKLADFGLSVRVSSGQKLSGIAGSPAYVAPEVLSGNYSEKVDIWGAGVLLHALLVGILPFQGDSLEAVFDAIKNVNLNFHGGVWEQISELARDLVSKMLTRDVSLRLTADEILVHPWILFYTECPSKALASNRSRVQSSVVEKRINFGFNMSSNLSASSASSSQKSEEQEDCGFVDALAAAISRVRISEPKRSRLCGPASPIQQQCSSNVKANLCTAF, from the exons ATGGAATCTCTGCCAAGGAAGCGGAAAGGAGGCAAATCGACTTCGCCTTTCGAATCACATGTCTCCGATGGGTTCGATCAACCACGGCGGATCAAGAAGAAGTGCCGCGGCGCTAATCCGCGGTCGGATCTCGAGAAGCTTGGATCTGGTGGTGGTGATTCGACTGCCGCTGTTGTGATGACGGCGCCTCCGGCGGGCCGGGGTTCTGCCGACACTCCTGGACGTGGACTCAAGCGTAAACTCGGCTGCATCGAGCCCGCCGCGAGGATCGGGAGGAAAAAGAAGTTGGAGCTTGAGTATGTCCTCGGGCTCGAGATCGGGCAGGGGAGGTTTGGGTCTGTGCGATTGTGCCGCAGCCGTGCTGGTGGCGAGGAGTTTGCGTGCAAATCGCTGCCCAAGAACGGAGAGGAGACAGTTCATCGTGAAGTGGAGATAATGCAGCATCTATCGGGGCACCCTGGGATTGTGACATTGAAAGGGGTTTATGAGGACAAGGAAAGCTTTCATCTTGTGATGGAGTTGTGTAGTGGGGGAAGGTTGCTGGATCAGATGGTGAAGGAAGGGAGGTATTCGGAGCAGCGGGCAGCGAACCTGATAAAGGAGCTGGTTTTGGTCATAAGGTATTGCCATGAGATGGGGGTTGTTCATCGGGATATCAAGCCGGAAAATGTGCTAATGACTTCTTCTGGGAAGATGAAGCTCGCCGACTTTGGATTGTCAGTCCGGGTTTCAAGTG GTCAGAAACTGTCTGGTATTGCTGGGAGCCCGGCCTATGTGGCCCCTGAAGTTCTATCTGGGAATTACTCAGAGAAAGTTGACATCTGGGGTGCCGGTGTTCTCCTTCATGCACTCTTGGTTGGCATCCTTCCATTTCAAGGAGATTCATTGGAAGCTGTTTTTGATGCAATTAAGAATGTGAACCTTAACTTTCATGGCGGTGTGTGGGAGCAAATTTCAGAACTTGCTCGTGATCTGGTTAGCAAGATGCTGACGCGGGATGTTTCCCTAAGACTGACTGCTGATGAAATTCTAG TACATCCGTGGATTTTGTTCTACACGGAGTGTCCATCCAAGGCATTAGCATCTAATCGGTCGAGAGTCCAGAGCAGCGTTGTAGAAAAAAGAATTAACTTTGGGTTTAACATGTCAAGCAATCTCTCTGCATCTTCAGCAAGTTCGAGTCAGAAGTCAGAGGAGCAGGAAGACTGTGGTTTCGTGGATGCTCTTGCAGCAGCAATATCACGAGTTAGGATTTCGGAGCCAAAGAGAAGCCGGCTCTGTGGTCCTGCCAGTCCTATTCAACAGCAGTGTTCTTCTAATGTGAAGGCTAACCTCTGTACAGCCTTTTGA
- the LOC120262815 gene encoding pectate lyase 1-like, producing the protein MNVIDRCWRRTTNWSSNRQRLAMCSVGFAGKMSSNIGRGLTRYVVTDPTDDPLRPRYGTLRHGATLTKGKVWITFQRDMVITLKKPLLVKSMTTIDGRGANVHIANGASLVLYQVSNVIIHGLHFHDCKSQSPGAVVIPGGHVMQLSENDGDAIRLVQASKVWIDHNTFSNSEDGLLDVTRGSTGITVSNNWFKDHDKVMLLGHDDAFLLDKKMKVSLLFNRFGPNCNQRMPRARHGYVHVVNNLYDGWGLYAIGGSMSPSIRSEGNLYIARVGDGKEKKKVTARIGGRSSKLWNWVSLKDKFENKAYFKQSGRRTRTNPGYNRMQRFRVANANQVRALTRNAGALRCSAKRVRC; encoded by the exons ATGAACGTGATAGACCGTTGCTGGCGCCGGACCACCAACTGGTCTAGTAACCGCCAACGCCTCGCCATGTGCTCCGTCGGCTTCGCCGGAAAAATGAGCAGCAACATCGGACGTGGCCTCACACG GTATGTGGTCACTGACCCAACAGACGACCCGTTGAGACCTCGCTACGGCACACTCCGACATGGAGCCACCCTTACAAAAGGCAAAGTCTGGATAACATTCCAGAGAGACATGGTCATCACTCTGAAGAAGCCATTGTTAGTGAAGAGCATGACCACCATTGATGGCCGTGGAGCCAACGTCCACATCGCCAATGGAGCCAGTTTAGTGCTCTACCAAGTCTCCAATGTCATCATCCATGGCCTTCACTTCCATGACTGCAAGTCTCAGAGCCCTGGTGCTGTTGTGATTCCTGGTGGGCATGTCATGCAGCTCAGTGAGAATGATGGTGATGCTATACGTCTTGTTCAAGCTTCCAAGGTTTGGATTGATCATAATACTTTCAGTAACAGTGAGGATGGTTTGCTTGATGTCACTAGAGGTTCCACTGGAATCACTGTTTCTAATAACTGGTTTAAAGATCATGACAAGGTCATGCTTCTTGGCCATGATGATGCCTTTCTTCTTGATAAGAAAATGAAGGTCTCTCTTCTCTTCAATCGTTTTGGTCCTAATTGCAACCAGCGCATGCCAag AGCTAGGCATGGATATGTGCATGTTGTGAATAATTTGTATGATGGTTGGGGATTATATGCAATTGGTGGGAGCATGAGTCCAAGCATAAGAAGTGAAGGGAATTTGTACATAGCAAGAGTGGGAgatgggaaggagaagaagaaggtgacaGCAAGGATTGGAGGGAGATCAAGCAAGTTATGGAACTGGGTTTCACTTAAAGATAAGTTTGAAAACAAGGCTTATTTCAAGCAGTctggaagaagaacaaggacaaACCCTGGTTACAATCGTATGCAAAGGTTTCGTGTGGCTAATGCTAACCAAGTTAGAGCTCTCACTAGGAATGCTGGTGCACTGCGTTGCTCTGCTAAACGAGTTAGGTGTTGA
- the LOC120262794 gene encoding GEM-like protein 1, giving the protein MDPQPASTVHMKSNDDHPSDYAPYPKLQPEDLAPPPSAPAPPPAMPAGSNPYVSTSPAGAGSSKSTMESVKNVLGRWGKKVGEASKKGQDLAGNMWQHLKTGPSIADAAMGRIAQGTKVLAEGGYEKIFQQTFDTLPEEKLKKSYVCYLSTSAGPVMGILYVSTSKLAFCSDNPLSYNVGEKTEWSYYKVVIPLHQLRAIKPSLNQANLSEKYIQIVSVDNHEFWFMGFVNYDNAIKHLQETVPHCT; this is encoded by the exons ATGGATCCGCAACCCGCATCGACCGTTCATATGAAATCCAACGATGATCATCCCTCCGACTACGCCCCATACCCTAAGCTCCAGCCTGAAGACCTCGCTCCACCGCCGTCGGCACCGGCGCCGCCGCCTGCGATGCCGGCAGGATCCAATCCCTACGTCTCGACCTCCCCCGCTGGCGCTGGATCTTCAAAGA GTACGATGGAGTCGGTGAAGAACGTCTTGGGGAGGTGGGGGAAGAAGGTTGGAGAGGCGTCCAAGAAAGGGCAGGATCTTGCTGGGAATATGTGGCAGCATT TGAAAACAGGACCAAGTATTGCTGATGCTGCGATGGGAAGAATTGCTCAGGGAACCAAAGTTTTAGCAGAAGGTGGTTATGAAAAGATATTCCAGCAGACTTTTGACACACTACCAGAAGAGAAACTTAAGAAGTCATATGTGTGCTATCTATCTACATCTGCTGGCCCTGTCATGGGAATTTTATATGTCTCTACCTCTAAACTTGCATTTTGTAGTGATAATCCTTTGTCATACAATGTTGGAGAGAAGACTGAATGGAGCTATTATAAG GTTGTGATTCCCTTGCATCAGCTCCGTGCAATCAAACCTTCGCTGAACCAAGCAAACCTTTCAGAAAAGTATATCCAGATCGTCTCGGTTGACAACCATGAATTTTGGTTTATGGGCTTTGTAAACTACGACAATGCCATAAAACATCTGCAGGAAACAGTACCCCATTGCACATGA
- the LOC120263862 gene encoding phytochrome-associated serine/threonine-protein phosphatase-like — protein MDLDLWISKVKDGQHLMEDELQLLCEYVKEILIEESNVQPVNSPVTVCGDIHGQFHDLMKLFQTGGHVPETNYIFMGDFVDRGYNSLEVFTILLLLKARYPSNITLLRGNHESRQLTQVYGFYDECQRKYGNANAWRYCTDVFDYLTLSAIIDGTVLCVHGGLSPDIRSIDQMRVIDRNCEIPHEGPFCDLMWSDPEEIETWAVSPRGAGWLFGSRVTSEFNHINKLDLVCRAHQLVQEGLKYMFQDKGLVTVWSAPNYCYRCGNVASILSFNENMEREVKFFTETEENNQMRGPRTGVPYFL, from the exons ATGGATTTGGATCTATGGATATCAAAGGTCAAGGATGGGCAGCATCTCATGGAGGACGAGCTTCAGCTCCTCTGCGAATAC GTCAAGGAGATTCTTATTGAAGAATCAAATGTCCAACCGGTTAATAGCCCTGTCACTGTATGTGGTGACATCCATGGGCAGTTCCATGATCTAATGAAACTATTCCAAACTGGAGGTCACGTTCCTGAGACAAACTACATTTTTATG GGTGATTTTGTGGATCGTGGATATAACAGTCTGGAAGTTTTTACAATTCTCTTGCTTCTGAAAGCCAG atACCCGTCAAATATAACTCTTTTGCGGGGGAATCATGAAAGTAGGCAATTAACACAG GTTTATGGTTTTTATGATGAGTGCCAGAGGAAATACGGCAATGCTAACGCATGGCGATACTGTACAGATGTTTTTGACTACCTTACATTGTCAGCAATCATAGATGGAACT GTTCTCTGTGTCCATGGTGGTCTTTCTCCTGATATACGATCAATTGATCAG ATGAGAGTTATCGACCGGAACTGTGAAATTCCTCACGAGGGCCCCTTCTGTGATCTAATGTGGAGCGACCCTGAAGAGATTGAAACTTGGGCTGTTAGCCCTCGTGGTGCAGGATGGCTTTTCGGGTCAAGGGTGACCTCAGAG TTCAACCATATAAACAAGCTCGATCTCGTCTGCCGAGCACACCAGCTCGTCCAGGAGGGTCTAAAGTACATGTTTCAAGACAAAGGCCTCGTCACT GTGTGGTCTGCGCCCAATTATTGTTACAGATGTGGAAACGTTGCTTCTATTCTAAGCTTTAACGAGAATATG GAAAGAGAGGTCAAGTTCTTCACCGAAACAGAGGAAAACAACCAAATGAGAGGACCAAGAACAGGAGTACCATATTTTTTATGA
- the LOC120263024 gene encoding dihydrofolate reductase: MGSLAEEIKDHVKDGRKPRILCLHGFRTSGEIMRRQVIGKWPATVTSRLDLIFPDAPCPAAGKSDVEGFFDPPYYEWFQSDEDYMHYVNLDECFEFIEDLMIKHGPIDGLMGFSQGAILSAALAGMQEKGLALTRVPKLKFVVIIGGAKFPSPTVAEKAYSTKISCPSLHFIGAEDFLNSHGKILLESFVDPLVIHHPKGHTVPRLDPKNEEMTMGFIDKIEKTLTSLDAPKDEQEEQEEHTILV, encoded by the exons ATGGGGAGCCTCGCGGAGGAGATTAAGGACCACGTTAAGGACGGCAGGAAGCCAAGGATCCTTTGCCTCCATGGATTCCGGACCAGCGGCGAGATCATGAGGCGCCAGGTGATCGGAAAGTGGCCGGCGACGGTGACGTCACGGCTGGACCTCATCTTCCCCGACGCGCCCTGTCCGGCCGCCGGAAAATCAGACGTCGAGGGCTTCTTTGATCCGCCTTATTATGAGTGGTTTCAATCTGATGAG GATTACATGCATTATGTGAATTTGGATGAGTGTTTTGAGTTTATTGAAGATCTGATGATCAAGCACGGCCCGATCGATGGGTTGATGGGATTCTCTCAG GGCGCGATTTTGTCTGCCGCGTTGGCGGGGATGCAAGAAAAG ggtttagcGTTGACGAGAGTACCAAAGTTGAAGTTCGTGGTCATCATCGGAGGCGCTAAGTTCCCATCACCAACGGTGGCCGAGAAGGCATATTCAACTAAGATTTCGTGCCCCTCTCTTCATTTCATTG GTGCAGAGGATTTCTTGAATTCTCATGGGAAAATACTGCTTGAATCCTTTGTGGATCCACTAGTGATCCACCATCCCAAGGGCCACACCGTTCCAAGGCTCG ATCCTAAAAATGAGGAGATGACCATGGGTTTTATAGACAAGATAGAGAAGACACTCACATCTTTAGATGCACCAAAGGATGAGCAAGAAGAGCAAGAAGAGCACACAATACTTGTATGA
- the LOC120263670 gene encoding serine/threonine-protein kinase-like protein At3g51990, translating to MHFFSCTTNNHRRRHRHRIFTHSELATATSNFSSSSLLGRGSQSSVFLAIFPSSPPLIAAAKLSSSFSELSILFSLPYSPFIVNLLGFTHPSPSIPLLELMPSGSLDHLLHNSSPPPPWRRRLHLAFFSSLSLSFLHSLSPPIIHRDVKPSNILLDSSLQPSSLRLRFGVVLLELITGRRAIDVDHSPPALSDWALSMVTQRRFDEMCDARMGPVVIEEFAAVACLASRCVSSSPEDRPEMAEVAACLRRVRSSPVKRWRKWMTWWGPV from the exons atgcacttCTTCTCCTGCACCACAAACAACCACCGCCGCCGTCACCGCCACCGCATCTTCACCCACTCCGAGCTCGCCACCGCCACATCCaacttctcctcctcctctctcctCGGCCGAGGCAGCCAATCCTCCGTCTTCCTCGCCATCTTCCCTTCATCTCCTCCTCTCATCGCCGCCGCCAaactctcctcctccttctccgaGCTCTCCATCCTCTTCTCCCTCCCCTACTCCCCCTTCATCGTCAACCTTCTCGGCTTCACTCATCCCTCTCCTTCCATTCCTCTTCTCGAGCTCATGCCTTCCGGTTCTCTCGACCACCTTCTCCACaactcttctcctcctcctccatggCGCCGCCGTCTCCACCTCgccttcttctcctccctctccctctccttcCTCCACTCCCTCTCCCCTCCGATCATCCACCGTGACGTCAAACCCTCCAACATCCTTCTTGACTCCTCCCTTCAACCCTCGTCTCTCCGACTTCG CTTCGGCGTTGTCCTTCTCGAGCTCATCACCGGCCGCCGTGCCATCGACGTCGACCACAGCCCTCCGGCCTTGTCCGACTGGGCTCTTTCCATGGTCACTCAACGCCGGTTTGACGAGATGTGTGATGCTAGAATGGGACCGGTGGTGATCGAGGAGTTCGCTGCTGTTGCTTGTCTTGCCTCTCGCTGTGTCAGCTCCTCACCGGAGGACAGGCCGGAGATGGCTGAGGTGGCGGCGTGCTTGCGACGTGTCCGGTCATCGCCGGTTAAGAGGTGGCGTAAATGGATGACTTGGTGGGGCCCGGTTTGA